GTAGGCATGAATTTGAAGGAAGAGAAACAAGAAAGATAACGGTTGGTACACACACAGGAACACATGTTGATGCACCATTGCACTTTATAGCAAATGGAAACAGTGTAGACAAAATACCTCTCAGCAAATTAATGGGAGATGTAACTGTACTTGATTTCTCATACCTCGGAGAAAACGAAAGTGTTACCAAAGAGATGCTAAGTGATATTGATCTTGGTCGAAAAATAATTTTTAAATTTGGGTGGGGAAAACATTGGGGTCACAAAAAGTATTATGCAAATTATCCTTATATTACTGAAGAAGCAGCCAACTACATAGTATCAATGAATGTTGAACTTATTGCTATGGATACTCCATCACCGGACGACAGCAGAATAAAACCCGATGACCCCCATGATTCCCCTGTACATAAAATACTGTTAGGTAATGAGATAATACTTGTAGAATATCTTGCAAATACAGAACAGATAACTAATACTGAAGGTTGGAAAATAATAGTAATGCCTTTAAAAATCAAAGGTGCAGATGGATCTCCTGCAAGAATTTGTGTATATAAATAAGGAGGAGCATTTGTGAATACAAAAAACTGGATAATCCAATGGTTTGAAGACAACACCGATATGGAATATGCTGAAATTGAAAGTCAAACAGATGTCAATTTTCTTGATAAAGCTTGGATTGATTCCTTTAAATTCATTTCCTTTATAGATGATATTGAAAATGAATTTAATATCCGATTTTCAAATGACCAGTTTCAAGATAGAAGATTTTCAACTGTAGAAGGACTTATCGAAATAATAGAGGATAAAATCAATGGATAACTTTGACTTTTCAAAATCAGACATTGTTAATGCACTAAAAAATGTTGGTCTGAAACCAGGAGATAATATTTTTGTGCATAGTAATATCGGATTTTTTGGTAAACTTGAGGGTGGAAACAACAAAGACGACTATTACAGAATATTTAAAGATGCCATTTTTGAAGTTATTGGATCGGAAGGAACTTTAGTAGTACCTACTTTTACTTATTCCTATTGTTGGAACCAGGTATACGATAAACATTCTTCAAAAAGCACCTGTGGTTTTTTTTCAGAGATGGTCAGAAATGATTCTTCGTCTGTTAGATCTGAAGACGGAAATTTTTCAATTGCAGCAATTGGAAAAAATGCATTATATTTTGTATCCGACTCGCCAAGTGATTCATTTGGAGAAGATTCTTTTTGGGGGAAATTTTTAAAATTAGAGGGGAAGTTTTGTAATTGGAATTTTGATAGTGCTTCTACATTTATTCATTTTGTAGAAAAACAACTTAATGTTGACTATCGATATGATAAGACTTTTTTAGGAAAATCGTTGATTAAAGGAAAAAAAGTGGATAAAAAATTCACCCATTTTGTGTATGATTTAGAGAAACCTGAAAACTCCCCGGATTTCTCAAAATTTGATAAGGTAGCTAAAAGTCAAAACTTTGCAAAAACCGCTGATTTGGGAAAAGGACAGATAGTATTAATATCTGCGAATGATACTTTTAAACTTATTGAAAAAACGATTAAGTTTTGTCCTACGTTTTTAATTAAAGGAAATACTGCCAGTAAGTGAGGAGAAAACGTTATGCTTAAAGAAACGACTCTAGACGAGAGCATTGGGCGAGACATGCATAATTTAATGACAGAGCTTTACCCAATTTGTAGAAGTATTACAGGCAACGGAGTAAGAGAAACCATTTCTATTCTTAAAAAATACATCCCTTTGCAGATTCATGAAGTACCAACAGGAACAAAAGTTTTTGACTGGCAAATACCAAAAGAATGGAATATAAAGGATGCATATGTTAAAGACTCTAAAGGAGTGCGCATAATTGATTTTCAAAAATCAACTCTTCATGTATTAAATTACAGCATTCCTGTTAATAAAAAAATGAATTTTGATGAACTGAAAGAACATCTTTTCACATTACCAGATAATCCAGAGTGGATACCCTATTTAACTTCTTATTACAAAGATAATTGGGGGTTTTGCATATCTCAAAATCATTTTGACACATTGGACGACACCGAAACATATGAAGTTGTGATTGACTCAAGCTTAACAAATGGTAACCTTACTTATGCCGAGCTATTTCTTCAGGGAGAAGTTGAGGAGGAGGTTATGCTTACAACTTATTTTTGCCATCCATCATTGTGTAATGACAATTTAAGTGGAGTCGTCATATTAACATATATTGCTAAATATTTAATGGGACATAAATTAAAGTATTCGTACAGATTTTTATTTATACCTGAAACAATAGGCTCAATAACTTGGCTTTCCAGAAATGAAGATAAAACTACAAATATAAAATATGGATTGGTGGTTACTTGTGCAGGTGATCCTGGAAAGTCCACATATAAGAAAAGTAGGATGGGAAACTCGTTAATAGATTCTATTGTACCTAAAATTCTCGAAGATTCTAAAGAACCATACGAAATTCTTGATTTTTTCCCAATGGGAAGCGATGAAAGACAATTCTGCAGTCCTGGATTTAACTTACCTTTTGGCTCCTTGATGCGAACGCCGTATGGACGATTTCAAGAGTACCATACATCTGCAGATAATTTAGAATTTGTGACCGCCAATAGTTTGAAAAACACTATTCAAAAGTATATTGACACCGTTTATTTGATTGAAAACAATAAAACCTACAATAATCTTAATCCTAAATGTGAACCTCAGCTTGGAAAAAGAGGACTGTACAGAATAATAGGAAGTCAGAAAACTACTAATGTTAGTGATATAGCAATGTTTTGGATACTAAATTTATCCGATGGCACTAACTCTCTTTTAGATATTGCGGTTCGTTCAAAAATAACATTCCGACAGATTAAAGAAACATCTGATGTGCTGTATGAGAATGGCCTATTAGAATGAATACAAAGTGAGTGATGCTATATATTACTATATTATATTAAAAAATTAATATCTTGATTTTAAACATATAGTTAATATTACAAATAATACGAATATCGGTGATATAAGTGAAAGTGCTCATATATATGCCTTTTGCAGATTGGGTCCCACATCTTGCAACAGATCTTGAAATTGCAATCAAACATATAAAAGCAGGTGACGAAGTCCATGTAATCCAATGTTCAGGAGATTTGCCATCATGTGAACCAAATCCAAATCATATTCAACTTAGGTGCATTCTTTGCAAATCGAGGGGTGACAAAGGACTGAATTTAATAAAAGTACCCAAAGAAAACCGGCACGAATTGAATTTAAAACATTTCACAAAAGATATAAATATACCTGATATTTATACAATGGATGACTTAAAGGAATGCAATATTCAAGGACTTGATGCAGGAATGGCTGTTGCTTCATCAATGATTAGTATGATAAGGGAAGCAAATGTTGACATGACTCAGTACCAGCCATTTATTAAAAAGAACCTTCTTATGTCAGTAGCAGTATATGAATCCATTAAATACTATTTAGATAAGATTCAACCGGACATATTTTATCTTTTTAATGGAAGATATTCACCACTTAGACCTGCTTTAAGAGCAGCTCAAGAAAAAAAAGTAAAAACATTTGTTCATGAAAGATCAGGTGTTCTCAACAAATACACATTAACAGAAGATACTTATCCACATGATCTTGAATACCAAAAAAAGCAGATAGATAAATATTGGGAAGTTGAAGATGATGTTGAAAAAAAAGAACAAATTGCAACTTCATGGTACGAAGAACGTCGAGGTGGAAAAGATCAAGGATGGTATTCATATACCAAGAGTCAAATCAAAGGAAATTTGCCGGAAAGCTTTGAATTGGATAAACGAAACATTGCCATTTTTATTTCATCACAAGATGAGTTTGAAGCAATAGAAGGATGGGAAAATCCATACTATGACACACAGACAGAAGCTATAGAAGCAATTATTAATTCAGATGTTGATCCTGAAATAAGGTTCTATCTGAGAATACATCCAAGTTTAAAAGGTTTGAAAAACACTCAGATAAAAGAATTAAATGAATTGAAATCGGCAAATTTGTTTACAATTCCCGCAGACTCAAAAATAGACTCTTATGAACTGATGGCTGCATGTGAAAAAATTATAACTTTTGGATCTACAATGGGCATTGAAAGTGTATTCTGGGGCAAGCCATCCATTTTAGTCGGAAGAACCACTTATGAAGACATCGGTGGATGTTACGTCCCAAAAGACCGCAATGATATAATTGATCTAATAAACAAAAAACTTGATTGTTCTGATAATACAGGTGCCATTAAATTTGCATATTGGCAAAGTGTAAAAGGCCATGAATATATATATTACAAACCGGAGTCCGTGAGGCAGGGTACATTTATGGGGAAGTACCTAAAGAATCCTCATATTCAAAGAATAAAAGCAAGGATCCTGTCCAACGACCTCTTTTCAAAAATTATCTTTAAAACTGCATATTTATTCAGAAAAATCAAATGGAAGCTTCATTTATCTTAATAATCATTCAATGAAGATAAAGCCGAATGACATAACCGAACAAAAGGTCATAACAATGTTGTTTGATATAATAGATTCAATATTTATCTGGAATATTCTTATTATATTTGAGATAATTCTTTTCACATCGTACACTTTGGTAACGTACATTTATTCAAAAAGAGAAATGAAGTTACCAGAAATAGAGAATTTACCTACGGTCACATTGATCATACCAATGTACAATGAAGAAAAAGTGATCAAAGAAAAAATAGAAAATACTTATAGAATAGATTATCCTGTAGACAAACTCAAAGTTATAATCGTTGATGACTATTCTACTGATAACTCCGAAAAGATAGCATCAGAATGTATAAACAAAAACGGATTTAAAGTATCTGTAGTCAAAAACGAAGGTGGCAAAGGTAAAGCAAGAGGGCTTAACTGGATATTCTCAAAGATCACCAGTGAAATAACAGTAATAACAGATGCGGATGCAATATTAAAAGAAGACTCTCTATTAAAGGTTGTTAAAAATTATTCAAATCAGAATACAGGTGGAGTCACAGGGAAAATAGTTATCATATCAGATAAAACAAGAATTTCAAAATCACAGGAAGACTCTTACAGGCATTATTTTGACCTTTGGAGACAGGGAGAAAGCAACATCGCTTCTGTTTCTGTTTGCAATGGTCCATTGATGAGCTTTAGAACGAAGCTCCTGCAACAGATAAAAATCGATCCAAATGCCTATGCAGATGATTCTGATATGCTTTACAAAATAATTGGTTTGGGTTATAATGTCGTATACGAAAAAAATGCTGTAGTATACGAACGTGTTCCTCTAACCTTGAAAGGACGAACTATCCAAAAAATGAAAAGAATAAACGGTTTGAGGAAAGTCTATCTCAATAATTTAAAACTTCTGGGAAAAGGAAAATTTGGAACTATTGTTTATCCCTATGCACTCCTGACACACTTAATCTCGCCCTTTGTGGTCTTGTTGATAACAATAATGTATCCTTTGGTAATCATCAAGCAACCACTGTACCTTGGGCTTTTAATAATACTTTTTGTCCCTAAAATTGGAAATCTGGCACTTTCTTTTGTAACAACCCAATTAATAATGAATTTCTCATTTATAATACCAACTTCTGGGTCGTGGGAAGCTGTAGAAGATGCTCGATATGAATTAAATACAGTAGACGAAAAATAGAGTATGGATTTAAATAAACAAACATAATTAAATTATAAGATTTAATGCATTAATTACATGAGGGAGTAAGGAAATGACCATTAAAAACAAACCACCACAACTATCTTCAAGCAACTTAATATATTTCATAGGAATTGCAATATCATTCCTGATTGCGATATATATCAGAACGATTCCTAAAGCAGGCGTATTTATTTCAGAGTCATTTACACGTTTTGGAGGAAATGATCCCTGGTATCATTTAAGAAATGTTGAATCGATAGTTCACAACTATCCAAATATGCTGTGGTTTGATGCTTATACACAATATCCAAATGGTAGCAATCAGGTGTTTGCTCCTCTTTTTGATTATTTCCTTTCAACTGTAATATGGATTATTGGATTAGGTAATCCTGATCAGAGTTTAATAAACACGATATGTGCATATAACCCTGTAATTTTAGGTGCTCTGGTCATCATACCAACTTATTATGTCACAAAACACCTGTTTGATAAAAGAGCAGCTCTTTTAGCAGCATTTTTAATAGCAATAGCTCCCGGGCAATTTTTATCACGTTCAATAATCGGTTTCAACGACCACCATATTGCTGAGACACTGCTCACAACAATCATTGCAATGTTTATGATTCTCACACTGAAAGCTGCAAAGAATCATGAAATTACCTTTGAGAACATAAAAAACAAGGAGCTCAATGCACATAAGATGCTGTTCATGTATATGATATTGACAGGAGTTGCACTTGGAGCATATTCGTTAGCATGGATTGGGGCAATATTCTTCAGTTTTGTCATTGGAGTATACATTACAATACAATACATTCAGAATCATATGCATGGAAAATCAAATGACTATGTGGCGATAACAGGTGTAGTTGTTTTTACTGTTGCGCTTATAATGGTTTTAGTAACCCCGTATGTAGGAAACACAAAGTCACTAACTCTAAAAGGTTTAGCAGCCGGAATAGTTGCGTTTCCAATTTTAAATTTACTCTCTACTGTAATGAATAAAAAAGGTATCAAAAAAACATATTATCCATTGGCAATTGTTCTTATGTCCCTGGTTGGCATAGGAATAGCAAAACTACTATCTGAATCTGCTTATGAACTTATCACAAGCGTATTTAGTTTCTTTATGCGTACAGGTGGCGGACTTACTATTGCAGAAGCTTCCCCTCTCCTGTCTTCTGGTGGAGTATTTACACTCCAGCCACTCTGGTACAACTTTGGAACACTGGGTTACATATCATTCTTTGCACTTGCAATACTAATATACAAAGCATTCACAAAAAAGAACACACCGGAGAATACATTCCTGATAGTCTGGACACTTATGATAATCTGGGCTATGCTGCAACAGAACCGTTTTGCATACTACTATTCAGTAAATGCAGCAATACTCAGTGCATGGATTGGAATTAGTATTCTGGACCTTGCCGGATGGCAGAATCTCACAAACAGTATCAAATCAAAAACATTTACTGCTAGCAATATTAAAGCCATGCACATACTTTCAGCCATATTCATAGTACTAATTATGGTATACCCAGGTTACAGCATTGCAATGCAACAAAATCAGGGAACTGGTGGACCAAATGGTTACTGGATAGAAGCAACTCAATGGCTAAGATATAACACTCCGGACCCTGGATTAGATTACTATGAGAGCTATGAAAGACCCGATACTGGAGTAAGCTATGATTACCCGGATACTGCATACGGAGTCATGTCATGGTGGGATTATGGTCACTGGATAGAAGTGATCGGGCACCGTATTCCAAATGCCAATCCATTCCAACAGGGAATTGGCGGGCGTACTAATAGCATAGAAGAAGAAAACCGCCCAGGTGCATCCACATTCTTCACAGCGTCATCTGAAGAAAAAGCCACAGAAGTTCTGGAAGCTGTTAATCCTGATCCTGACAAAGCAGGAGCTCGTTACATCGTTTCAGATGTTGAAATGGCAACTGGAAAATTCTATGCAATGACAGCATGGACACTGGACACTGCTGATTATTATGTGCAGGTTCAAACTGAATCAGGATACATGTCAGTTCCAGGACAAAGGTACTATAATTCAATGGAATCAAGACTTCACATATTTGATGGAAATGGCCTTAAACAATATCGCCTGGTCCATGAATCACCAATAGCAAGCACTCAGGAGACTGGATATAAGAACGTCTACAATGTACTCTTTGGTGGAAATCTGGCAGAGGAGAACTCGGGTTATGTCAAGATATTCGAGTACGTAAAAGGTGCCACTGTCACCGGTACAGCGTCTGCAGGTGAAACTGTAACCATCAGCAATACCATACTGACAAGCCAGATGAGGACATTCACGTACACACAAACTGCAACTGCAGGATCTGACGGAACTTACTCGTTCACAGTCCCGTATTCAACAACCGGGCCTATTGAAGGAGAGACACAGTTCGATACCATGCCAACCGGATCTTATGTGATAAGTTATGGAAACACCACGCAACAGGTCAGCGTCAGTGAAACAGACGTTTTGAATGGGAACACAATAACTGTTTGATCATTTCCCATTCTTCCCTTTTTTACTTTTATTCATTTTTACATTTTGTCTCGTTCCCGACACTTACAAATAATATCATGCAGAAGCTAGCCTTAAGGTGATATATTGGACAATATAATCAAGGGAAAAGCATGGATATACGGTAGCGATATCGATACCGATGTAATAATTCCCGGAAAATACCTGCGCACAAAGGACATGCAGGTCTTTGCAGATCATGCCATGGAAGGAATTGACCCCGGTTTTTCAAAGAAAGTGCAGAAAGGCGACGTTATTGTTGCTGCTGACAACTTTGGATGCGGGTCATCCAGAGAACAGGCTGCACTGGCACTCAAATACGCAGGAGTAGGCTGCGTAGTTGCAAGATCTTTCGGAAGGATATTTTTCAGAAATGCTATCAATGTAGGACTTCCTTTAATGGAAGCTAATGTTGAATGCAGCGAAGGCGATGAAGTTGAAATAGACTTGCTTCAGGGAACAGTAAAGGTCAATGGAAAAGTATTCCAGGGTAACAAACTTCCTGATTTCCTGCTTGAGATGCTCACTGACGGCGGTCTTGTAGCCCACAGAAAAGCACAGAAGAACAAACAGTGACAAGGTTCAAATGATATTTCCGGATGAATACAAACACGTAGGGCACAGTAAAGCGACGCCTGCCGGAGAAGACAGGCGAATCTATTTTCTCACTAAATACCTGATAGTAGAAAACTGTGAAACAGGTAACTACTCTCTTTTTGAGGTGGAACACCAGGGAGAAGGATTACTTCGGGATGCAACCAGCCTTAAAGAACTGGCTTCAGGTGAGGAGATCGTGCGCTATGAAAAGGAACTGAATATCAAGGAAAGGGCACTTCTTATAGACACCGCAACTGAAGTATGTAAAAGCAAAGGTAAGGTCAACACTGTTATATTTACAGGAATAGACAAACATCTGACATTTGTGCACAAACCTGATGCTTCTGAAATTCTTGAAATTGAGATCGTGGATATTTTTCCACCGGAACCTTCGTGGCTTGCAAGCGTTGTCCGCAGAATAGAACAAAGCGGAGTATGGGGAGATCTGTCTATCAGGTTCTCAGAGAACCTTACTGACCTGAGACAGTTCGAAGGTGAGAATACGGTTTTCCCTTGTTCTTCTTCAGGACTTAAGGGTAAATGCCTTGATTGCGATGTTATTGAAGAGGACGGAGCACTGCTTGTAGGTTGTGAGATCTCAAAGAGTCTTTTTGAGTCAAGGTTCCCGGGAATAGAGTATTCATTTGTTAACATCTGTCCCTTCAAATCAGACATATTCAAACCCAGCAAAGCCTTCATTACAAGATGCTGCCGTGCTGAGAATTCCGGAATTGTGACGATTGCAGGCATCAGAGGAGCAGTTGTACACTGGGGAGCTTCAGAATTCGATGTGACCATGGCGATCAGGGATCTTGTTCAGGAGCTAAGGCTTTCAGGTAAGAAGGACAAAGTATAATTACGGACATTATAAGATGATCGGGGAATTGACATGAAACTTGCAGTTATAGAAGGTGACGGAGTTGGGAAAGAAGTAATTCCGGCAGCCATTGAAGTTCTTGATGCGTTTGGGCTTGATGTGGAGAAAATTCCTCTGGAACTTGGATATGGCAGATGGGAACGTACAGGTTCTGCTATTACTGATGAGGATATCAACACGCTGAAAGATTGTGATTGTGTTCTTTTCGGTGCGGTGACAACACCACCTGATCCGAATTACAAAAGTGTTCTTCTGACTATCCGCAAGGAACTTGACATGTATGCAAATGTCAGGCCGATACGGCCTCTTCCTTCGGTGAAGGGAATCCATGACAGGACAGATTTCAATTTTATCATTGTAAGGGAAAATACCGAAGGACTCTATTCCGGAATCGAAGAGATCGGTGATGATGTTTCCACCACAAAAAGAGTGATCACAAGGAAAGGCTCAAAGAGAATTGCAGATTATGCCAGCAAACTTGCAGGTAGCAGGACTAATAAACTGACAATTGTCCACAAGTCCAATGTGATGAAATCCGACAAATTATTCCTTGATGTTTGCCGCCAGTCTGCATTGGACGCAGGAGTCGTACATAAGGATGAACTGGTGGACTCTTTCGCCTACAACCTGATAAAAAATCCGTGGAACTATGATGTAATAGTCACTACTAATCTTTTCGGAGATATACTCAGTGACATGTCTGGGGCTCTTGTAGGTGGACTTGGTCTGCTTCCAAGTGCTAATATCGGTGAGAAATATGCGTTCTTTGAACCGGTTCATGGAAGCGCACCGGATATTGCAGGCAGGAACATTGCGAACCCTCTTGCAACGGTACTCAGTCTTAAAATGCTTCTTGAATGGCACGGAAATATGGCTGAAGCAGCACTCCTGGAAGAAGCGATTGACACATCTCTTAATCTTGGAATCTGCACTCCTGACCTTGGAGGAAAGAGCAGCACATCAGAAGTGGGCAAGTACTTAGCCAATTACATCAAAACAAGGGTAAAATAAGACAGGACTTTGTTTGTCTTATTTTCTATTTTCTATTTTCTATATTTCAGATATGTTATTTTCCGTGTCACGCAATACCCAGTAGTGATGACACTGCTGCCATGGTAACCACAGCACTTGCACCGGATATCCATACCATGATAACAAAATCAATCGTAGCACTGAGCATATGACCACCATCCACAATTCTAATCAGGATAGCGGACATCAGAGAGTGACCCACCATGATGGCCATAACCATGTTTGAGAGCGTGTCTATGTTTCCTACATTGGTATAGAGAACCATTCCCATGGACATACCTGCCGGCATTTCCACAGATGAGAACATATCCTGCATCAGTCCGACCACACCAAGGGAAATGTACATTGTAAAACCAATACCACCGGTCAGACCGTAAAGAACACCCACAAGACTTCCTGCAGACTGTGACCTTTTCTTTCTGAGAGTTACTATCTTATGGAAATTAGTGGCGATAATGTCCCCTATAACCTCTGGCTGACCACCAAGGTTTGTAGCCTGGACAAACATACCGGAAAAACGCTGTATAAGATTGCTACCGGTATTTGAGGCGAAGTATTCCCATGAACTGAACTTGTTTATCCTTGTCACAAGCATCTTGTAGAGATTATTTACATCTTTTGTCAGAGGTCCGAAGTCGTGTGCTCTCAAAGCTTTGAGGGCATCATCGATAACACCACCCCTGGCTCCTGCCGAGCTTCCCAGAGAACGAATAAATGCGGGGAAATTCTCATCTTTTCTCCTGATAGCTTTTTCTATCTTCCTTGAAACATGTCCTGTATAAACCAGAGGAGTAATCACCATTGCAACTGCAATACTTGTCTCGATCTTCCCGTAGAGAACCACAGCTATCAGAACAACAATACAACCTGCGAGAGAAACAGGAACTGAACGATATAACTTCAGTTTGTTCTCGGTCATATTGGATGACTGGCTCCACGCAGGGTCTTTTGGGATCTTGCTCTTTGTGAACATCACCATTACAACATCAGTTACAAGGAAAATGATCACCACAACACCCATTAGAAGTTCGGCATTCATACCGGTTATCACTGGCATGATGACAGCAAATGAAGCCATGAAGATCAAAGACATGACAAGGGACACGAAAAGTTCCTTAATTATCTCCACAACATAGAGAGCACCATTGTACATTGCCTCATACTCGTTCATTACAACATTCTGCTCTGCAAACAGGAAAGTCTTAACGTCTTCTCCTGACTGAAGAGCGTGTGCGAACCTGTCCAGAAAATCCTCAAATATTATAGAAGGAGTCCTTTTTGAGACAAAGCGGCATGCGTCTGCAAGACTCAGATGCCACACCATGACCAGATTGAATATCTTCTTTGTTTCGTCTGCAAGTTCCTGATAATCCTCATTTTCCGAGACGATACGTATGATATCTATTCTTGGAGTTTCCGCAGTTGCAATGGAACCCATCTGGGTGATGTAATAGTGCATATTGTTATCTATGCGGGAAGCTTTGCCTGCCAGGATCGAAAGAGGATAGGACATTGCGAATATAATGCATATAACAGGTATCAGGTAAGGTATGAACTTGGCACTGCCAACAAACATTGTCGGCAGCAAAGCAAGAAGAAGAATGGAAAATAAAAATCCGAATGCTATGATAGGTAAAGCAAACTTCTTGAAATATACCTTGGGTTCCATGCCAAGGTTCTTGAATGCTTTCTCATAGCTCACAAACTCACCTCAGACCGAAAATGGAAGACCATCTAAACCATGCTTGTAGAAGTTCACAATTATCTCAAGCACGTCAAAATAATCTTCAATACCCCTTGATTTCATCTCTTCCAGAATCTTTGCCCGAAGGAAGAGATCCTGGTATATCGCCCTTTTATCCTCGTAACCAAGCTTTGTAGCTATTTTATCCTCAAGGA
The sequence above is a segment of the uncultured Methanolobus sp. genome. Coding sequences within it:
- the flaJ gene encoding archaellar assembly protein FlaJ: MSYEKAFKNLGMEPKVYFKKFALPIIAFGFLFSILLLALLPTMFVGSAKFIPYLIPVICIIFAMSYPLSILAGKASRIDNNMHYYITQMGSIATAETPRIDIIRIVSENEDYQELADETKKIFNLVMVWHLSLADACRFVSKRTPSIIFEDFLDRFAHALQSGEDVKTFLFAEQNVVMNEYEAMYNGALYVVEIIKELFVSLVMSLIFMASFAVIMPVITGMNAELLMGVVVIIFLVTDVVMVMFTKSKIPKDPAWSQSSNMTENKLKLYRSVPVSLAGCIVVLIAVVLYGKIETSIAVAMVITPLVYTGHVSRKIEKAIRRKDENFPAFIRSLGSSAGARGGVIDDALKALRAHDFGPLTKDVNNLYKMLVTRINKFSSWEYFASNTGSNLIQRFSGMFVQATNLGGQPEVIGDIIATNFHKIVTLRKKRSQSAGSLVGVLYGLTGGIGFTMYISLGVVGLMQDMFSSVEMPAGMSMGMVLYTNVGNIDTLSNMVMAIMVGHSLMSAILIRIVDGGHMLSATIDFVIMVWISGASAVVTMAAVSSLLGIA